A window of Cryptomeria japonica chromosome 3, Sugi_1.0, whole genome shotgun sequence contains these coding sequences:
- the LOC131050158 gene encoding uncharacterized protein LOC131050158 encodes MHPPLTLHKHPMCAEIIELFQQCHVDHPIGKFWGECTELKIKLDRCFREEKAIKRKANFEESKRMKERVRAHRAEMNAAISEPLSPSQAAE; translated from the exons ATGCATCCTCCACTCACATTGCACAAGCACCCAATGTGTGCAGAA ATTATAGAACTTTTCCAGCAATGCCATGTTGACCATCCCATTGGAAAATTTTGGGGTGAATGCACTGAATTGAAGATTAAACTTGACCGTTGTTTCCGTGAAGAA aaagcaattaaaaggaaGGCCAAttttgaagaaagcaagagaatgaAAGAAAGAGTACGTGCACATAGAGCTGAAATGAATGCTGCTATTTCAGAACCACTTTCACCTTCACAAGCTGCAGAATAA